The following is a genomic window from Pedosphaera parvula Ellin514.
TAATGCGAATTCGTTGACGTCAAAATCGGGAATTTCGTCAACGCCGCATTCCCATACTCACCGCCCTGGAAAAAAAAGTTATTATTGAAATAACCCCTCATCCCCGTCATCGCTGCCAACTCCGTCGTCAAATCCCGTCGCTCCGTCCGCTCCACTCCCTTGTCCACTTCCTCCAAAGCCACAATGTCCGGCTGCTCATGCTTGATCGCTTCCGCTGTCCTCAACAAATCCACCTTATGATCCATCCCCGCCCCATGCTGGATATTGTAGGTCATCACCCGGAACG
Proteins encoded in this region:
- a CDS encoding endonuclease/exonuclease/phosphatase family protein is translated as MMNIQFWAKEAAGRVVVVGLGMALLAGCSSASKTVARHDTKPVTFRVMTYNIQHGAGMDHKVDLLRTAEAIKHEQPDIVALEEVDKGVERTERRDLTTELAAMTGMRGYFNNNFFFQGGEYGNAALTKFPILTSTNSH